The following coding sequences are from one Ornithodoros turicata isolate Travis chromosome 1, ASM3712646v1, whole genome shotgun sequence window:
- the LOC135388008 gene encoding endochitinase-like gives MQDIVSSPAHSGNQPRSPPFPASPSSPIASPPFYSLRDLDTPEESEVNPTRARSGTFVILLLISLMASSLVLPIGLVLLHFMRGSARVQLLNETSTRSSSSLATTTKIPEYWQGLPSTCLQSAVVSDNISGVVDTSVTRADTSRLTSDVVFCCIYNVSRFRKPKGYDYLPRFVPFHLCPCLVYWSLGIDGGRLVSRAPEFDKKYGLRRLGALKRTWNTVLLTVGGFPEDSFQFARLGWNTVLTTLLSLDILDTLLRYKLDGVNIHWTFPSDSCGRPDDGDTLLHLLNRVKELFHLNSRVGRKFQITLMVPGTLSEASRYFDIGLLRDSVDFFFFDTKVPSFFTDDIGLRCTGARQRFRDNWLAISSTANGKACFSATVMFQASIWSGSLSPLKAEEISNQTGLIAVYELCAQQDFEPNRQGEEGKECEVYEIMGRERPVIRRFFVESKLSYIEKFGLARCVVVYDIDFDDFRSSCLEQDFGLRRIWKAVLAADSSKQPPK, from the coding sequence ATGCAAGACATTGTGTCCTCCCCCGCACACAGTGGAAACCAGCCGCGGTCCCCGCCGTTCCCCGCGTCGCCCAGCTCACCTATCGCAAGCCCTCCGTTTTATTCTTTAAGGGACTTGGACACTCCCGAAGAATCCGAAGTGAATCCAACACGAGCGCGCTCAGGCACTTTTGTAATTTTGTTACTAATCAGTCTTATGGCTAGCAGCTTGGTGCTCCCCATTGGATTGGTCTTGCTTCACTTCATGAGAGGCAGCGCTAGGGTTCAGCTTTTGAACGAGACGTCAACGAGGTCCTCATCTTCCCTCGCTACCACTACCAAGATTCCGGAATATTGGCAAGGTTTACCGTCGACCTGCTTGCAGAGCGCCGTCGTCTCCGACAACATCTCCGGCGTGGTCGACACTAGCGTCACGAGGGCGGACACTAGTAGGCTAACAAGCGACGTCGTGTTCTGCTGCATATACAATGTCAGCCGGTTCAGAAAACCTAAAGGGTACGACTACTTACCTAGGTTCGTTCCATTCCACCTATGCCCGTGCCTCGTCTACTGGTCGCTGGGGATCGACGGAGGAAGACTTGTGAGCAGAGCCCCCGAGTTCGATAAAAAGTATGGGCTTCGACGCCTCGGGGCACTGAAGCGGACATGGAACACGGTTCTTCTGACAGTGGGAGGCTTTCCAGAAGACAGCTTTCAATTCGCGAGGCTAGGATGGAACACCGTTTTGACAACATTGTTGTCTCTGGACATCCTGGACACGTTGCTTCGTTACAAACTCGACGGCGTCAACATACACTGGACCTTTCCTTCCGATTCCTGCGGACGTCCAGACGACGGCGACACGCTCCTTCATCTGCTTAATCGAGTTAAAGAACTCTTTCACCTTAACTCTCGCGTTGGACGAAAGTTCCAAATAACTCTCATGGTACCCGGGACGCTGTCGGAAGCAAGTAGATATTTCGACATCGGACTTCTTCGAGATAGCGTAGACTTCTTTTTCTTCGACACCAAGGTCCCTTCTTTCTTCACTGACGACATCGGTCTGAGATGTACTGGGGCGCGCCAGCGTTTTCGAGACAATTGGCTCGCTATATCGAGCACTGCGAATGGCAAGGCCTGCTTCAGTGCTACAGTGATGTTTCAAGCCAGTATTTGGAGCGGGTCACTAAGCCCGCTGAAAGCGGAAGAGATATCCAATCAGACCGGCCTGATAGCGGTCTACGAGCTATGTGCGCAGCAAGATTTCGAGCCAAATCGGCAAGGTGAGGAGGGGAAAGAATGCGAGGTGTACGAAATAATGGGACGAGAACGCCCTGTGATTCGCCGCTTTTTTGTGGAGTCCAAACTGTCCTACATCGAGAAATTTGGCCTGGCAAGATGCGTCGTAGTCTATGATATTGATTTCGATGATTTTCGATCTTCGTGCCTTGAGCAGGACTTTGGGCTGCGCAGGATTTGGAAGGCGGTTCTTGCGGCCGACAGTTCTAAGCAGCCACCTAAATAG